One stretch of Xiphophorus maculatus strain JP 163 A chromosome 19, X_maculatus-5.0-male, whole genome shotgun sequence DNA includes these proteins:
- the ift43 gene encoding intraflagellar transport protein 43 homolog isoform X1, with the protein MRREMDDNFQLEDGGVTKNTAKSGRRARLPADQSFEDSRPARKSSSSASIGDDDDEEGPPSKPARRQGGWAEESSGSGSAKSSRRRAAEDLEDHRLRPQTPQGSDDGGDIPVIPDLEEVQEEDLTMQVASPPRIQVNRVMTYRDLDNDLKHFSTFQTLDGEIDLKLLSKVLAPEQEFKEQDYVIWNWDHLFAEVSSELRMEQDQGESQESEDEGQ; encoded by the exons ATGAGGAGAGAGATGGATGATAACTTTCAGCTCGAAGATGGTGGAGTGACAAAGAAT ACTGCCAAATCTGGCCGAAGAGCTCGTTTACCAGCTGATCAGTCATTTGAAGATTCTCGGCCGGCAAGGAAATCATCCTCCTCTGCTTCAATAGGAGAT gatgatgatgaagag ggCCCCCCTTCTAAACCGGCGCGGCGGCAGGGTGGCTGGGCAGAGGAAAGCTCTGGATCTGGTTCTGCCAA GTCTTCAAGAAGACGAGCTGCTGAGGACCTGGAGGA CCATCGCCTGCGACCACAAACCCCTCAGGGATCAGATGATGGAGGAG atatTCCAGTGATACCAGACCTAGAGGAGGTGCAGGAAGAAGATCTGACAATGCAAGTTGCTTCTCCACCAAG GATCCAGGTGAATCGAGTGATGACCTACCGTGATCTGGacaatgatctgaaacatttctctACGTTCCAAACCTTA GATGGAGAGATCGACTTGAAGCTGCTCTCCAAGGTTTTAGCACCAGAGCAAGAGTTCAAAGAG CAGGACTATGTGATCTGGAACTGGGATCATCTGTTTGCAGAGGTGTCCTCAGAGCTAAGGATGGAACAGGATCAAGGAGAGAGTCAGGAGTCGGAAGACGAGGGACAGTGA
- the ift43 gene encoding intraflagellar transport protein 43 homolog isoform X2 gives MRREMDDNFQLEDGGVTKNTAKSGRRARLPADQSFEDSRPARKSSSSASIGDDDDEEGPPSKPARRQGGWAEESSGSGSAKSSRRRAAEDLEDHRLRPQTPQGSDDGGDIPVIPDLEEVQEEDLTMQVASPPRIQVNRVMTYRDLDNDLKHFSTFQTLDGEIDLKLLSKVLAPEQEFKEDYVIWNWDHLFAEVSSELRMEQDQGESQESEDEGQ, from the exons ATGAGGAGAGAGATGGATGATAACTTTCAGCTCGAAGATGGTGGAGTGACAAAGAAT ACTGCCAAATCTGGCCGAAGAGCTCGTTTACCAGCTGATCAGTCATTTGAAGATTCTCGGCCGGCAAGGAAATCATCCTCCTCTGCTTCAATAGGAGAT gatgatgatgaagag ggCCCCCCTTCTAAACCGGCGCGGCGGCAGGGTGGCTGGGCAGAGGAAAGCTCTGGATCTGGTTCTGCCAA GTCTTCAAGAAGACGAGCTGCTGAGGACCTGGAGGA CCATCGCCTGCGACCACAAACCCCTCAGGGATCAGATGATGGAGGAG atatTCCAGTGATACCAGACCTAGAGGAGGTGCAGGAAGAAGATCTGACAATGCAAGTTGCTTCTCCACCAAG GATCCAGGTGAATCGAGTGATGACCTACCGTGATCTGGacaatgatctgaaacatttctctACGTTCCAAACCTTA GATGGAGAGATCGACTTGAAGCTGCTCTCCAAGGTTTTAGCACCAGAGCAAGAGTTCAAAGAG GACTATGTGATCTGGAACTGGGATCATCTGTTTGCAGAGGTGTCCTCAGAGCTAAGGATGGAACAGGATCAAGGAGAGAGTCAGGAGTCGGAAGACGAGGGACAGTGA
- the ift43 gene encoding intraflagellar transport protein 43 homolog isoform X3 yields MRREMDDNFQLEDGGVTKNTAKSGRRARLPADQSFEDSRPARKSSSSASIGDGPPSKPARRQGGWAEESSGSGSAKSSRRRAAEDLEDHRLRPQTPQGSDDGGDIPVIPDLEEVQEEDLTMQVASPPRIQVNRVMTYRDLDNDLKHFSTFQTLDGEIDLKLLSKVLAPEQEFKEQDYVIWNWDHLFAEVSSELRMEQDQGESQESEDEGQ; encoded by the exons ATGAGGAGAGAGATGGATGATAACTTTCAGCTCGAAGATGGTGGAGTGACAAAGAAT ACTGCCAAATCTGGCCGAAGAGCTCGTTTACCAGCTGATCAGTCATTTGAAGATTCTCGGCCGGCAAGGAAATCATCCTCCTCTGCTTCAATAGGAGAT ggCCCCCCTTCTAAACCGGCGCGGCGGCAGGGTGGCTGGGCAGAGGAAAGCTCTGGATCTGGTTCTGCCAA GTCTTCAAGAAGACGAGCTGCTGAGGACCTGGAGGA CCATCGCCTGCGACCACAAACCCCTCAGGGATCAGATGATGGAGGAG atatTCCAGTGATACCAGACCTAGAGGAGGTGCAGGAAGAAGATCTGACAATGCAAGTTGCTTCTCCACCAAG GATCCAGGTGAATCGAGTGATGACCTACCGTGATCTGGacaatgatctgaaacatttctctACGTTCCAAACCTTA GATGGAGAGATCGACTTGAAGCTGCTCTCCAAGGTTTTAGCACCAGAGCAAGAGTTCAAAGAG CAGGACTATGTGATCTGGAACTGGGATCATCTGTTTGCAGAGGTGTCCTCAGAGCTAAGGATGGAACAGGATCAAGGAGAGAGTCAGGAGTCGGAAGACGAGGGACAGTGA
- the ift43 gene encoding intraflagellar transport protein 43 homolog isoform X4, whose product MRREMDDNFQLEDGGVTKNTAKSGRRARLPADQSFEDSRPARKSSSSASIGDGPPSKPARRQGGWAEESSGSGSAKSSRRRAAEDLEDHRLRPQTPQGSDDGGDIPVIPDLEEVQEEDLTMQVASPPRIQVNRVMTYRDLDNDLKHFSTFQTLDGEIDLKLLSKVLAPEQEFKEDYVIWNWDHLFAEVSSELRMEQDQGESQESEDEGQ is encoded by the exons ATGAGGAGAGAGATGGATGATAACTTTCAGCTCGAAGATGGTGGAGTGACAAAGAAT ACTGCCAAATCTGGCCGAAGAGCTCGTTTACCAGCTGATCAGTCATTTGAAGATTCTCGGCCGGCAAGGAAATCATCCTCCTCTGCTTCAATAGGAGAT ggCCCCCCTTCTAAACCGGCGCGGCGGCAGGGTGGCTGGGCAGAGGAAAGCTCTGGATCTGGTTCTGCCAA GTCTTCAAGAAGACGAGCTGCTGAGGACCTGGAGGA CCATCGCCTGCGACCACAAACCCCTCAGGGATCAGATGATGGAGGAG atatTCCAGTGATACCAGACCTAGAGGAGGTGCAGGAAGAAGATCTGACAATGCAAGTTGCTTCTCCACCAAG GATCCAGGTGAATCGAGTGATGACCTACCGTGATCTGGacaatgatctgaaacatttctctACGTTCCAAACCTTA GATGGAGAGATCGACTTGAAGCTGCTCTCCAAGGTTTTAGCACCAGAGCAAGAGTTCAAAGAG GACTATGTGATCTGGAACTGGGATCATCTGTTTGCAGAGGTGTCCTCAGAGCTAAGGATGGAACAGGATCAAGGAGAGAGTCAGGAGTCGGAAGACGAGGGACAGTGA